The DNA region CCTCCAGGGCCTCCAGGATCCGCCGGTCCCCCATGAGGGACGAACAGCCCATGATCAGCCACATGACCCGGTCGGTCAGGTGCCATGGCCCCGCCCCGGTGCCAAAGACGTTTATCTCCCCAAGCTCCAGCATCAACCGTCCCCCCTCATGGACCTTATAAGGTCCTCCACCGGCCCGGACCGGGCCAGCTCCAGGTTGGGCAACGCGAAGGTGACCGCCGCCCCAGAAGCCTCAGACCTTTCGCTCACCCTTCTGGAGGCCCGGCGGCAGAGCTCCTCCAGCGCCAGGCGTCCCCGGGGGTCCTGGATCATCATGGTGGCCGCCTGGTCAGCGGTGTTGCAGTCCATTATGCGCCGGATCCAGCAGGAGTCCATGCCCATCAGGGCCCCGTAGGCGCAGAGGGCCTCCATCCGGCCGTCGCTTTTGGCGCTGTGGGTGTCCATGGAGCCCGACGCCACCTTGGCCATCTTGCCAACCTGGGCCACGAACAGCACCCCTCGGAAGCTAAGCTGCCGGCACCGGTCCAGGGAGGGCCCCACGTAGTTGCTCACGTTGACCACCCTGTGGACCGGAACCCCCAGGCGGACCGCCACGTCCCGGCCGTAGTTCCCCGGCGCCAGGCACACGGACGTGGCCCCCTCCGCCCGAAGGACCGACAGCTCGGCGCCTATGGTCTCCACCACCGCGTCCTCGCTCATGGGGCGAACCACCCCGG from Thermanaerovibrio acidaminovorans DSM 6589 includes:
- the cbiD gene encoding cobalt-precorrin-5B (C(1))-methyltransferase CbiD, whose product is MSLRYGFTTGTAAAAATLGAALWLLGRPSWWVKVTLPSGQVLPIPLGGCERIEGGAQAWVFKDAGDDPDVTDRMAIAAKVWLRPGGGVEVDGGHGIGLVTRPGLPVPVGGRAINPAPLRMIRENLLGALPRGLGARVEIWAPEGERVAKGTFNPKLGIEGGISILGTTGVVRPMSEDAVVETIGAELSVLRAEGATSVCLAPGNYGRDVAVRLGVPVHRVVNVSNYVGPSLDRCRQLSFRGVLFVAQVGKMAKVASGSMDTHSAKSDGRMEALCAYGALMGMDSCWIRRIMDCNTADQAATMMIQDPRGRLALEELCRRASRRVSERSEASGAAVTFALPNLELARSGPVEDLIRSMRGDG